The Paraphotobacterium marinum genome segment AGCTTTAAGAACGGCTCAATCACATGTTGAAAATGGTGGCGTATTATTAGTCTTTCCGTCAGGGGCTGTTTCGCTTTATGACAAAGAAACAGGTCTTTTATCTGATCAAGAATGGAATAGGAGCGTTTCTAGAATAGCTAGAAAAACTCAGGCAACTACCGTGCCAATTTATATAGATGGAAGAAATAGTAAATTATTTTACTTTCTTAAAAAGTTAAATCCTATTTTAGGAACAGCTATGTTACCTAGAGAGCTTATTAATAAAGGTAATAAAATTATTAATATTGCGATTGGAGAGCCAATTAAATTTAATGAAGTTAAGGCATTATCTAATGATGTTGCTTTGACTAATTATTACAGATTAAATACTTACTTATTGTCTGCACAACATTCAGACAACAAAATTGTTGGTGTAAAGCAAGACACAAATAGTGGCTTTGAAGATATTATACCTGAAGTACCCAAAGATAAATTAATTTTAGATATATCAAATTTAGAAAATGATAAATTATTTGAACAAGGAGATTTTGAGGTCTATTGCTCTCAATCAAAAGATATTCCTAATGTTTTAAGAGAATTAGGTAGGGTTCGTGAAACAAGCTTTAGAGCTGTAGGCGAAGGCACTGGGAAATCATTGGATATTGATGAATTTGATGATTATTATTTACATTTATTCATATGGGATAAAACTAAATTAAATATCGCGGGTGCTTATAGACTGGGTTTAGTGGATGAAATCGTATCTAAAAAAGGAATACAAGGGTTATATTCTAGAACATTATTTAATTATGAGAACGATCTAATTAAACAGTTGGGTAATTCGATAGAGTTGGGGCGTTCTGTAATAGATCAAGAGTATCAAAAAAACGTAACGACCTTGTTATTGTTATGGCAAGGATTAAATAAGTTTCTATTTAGACACCCTAAATATACTACTTTTTGGGGACCTGTCAGTATCAGTGATGATTATAGTTTATGGTCGAAGCAACTTCTAGCTGAAAGCTTATCAATTCATCATTATGATACGAATAAGGCGAGCCTTGTTGAACCAACTAATCCATTAAAGAATAAAAAAGGCGAGAGATTTTGGCATGTTGATATGCTTACTGCTCTGGGGGATATTCAACTTTTATCAAAAGTCATAAGTAGAATTGATCCTGGTAAAACAGTTCCTGTATTGCTCAAGAAGTATATAGGGATCACTGGGAAGTTAATTTGCTTTAATGTTGACCCTGCCTTTAATGATTGTCTTGATGGTTTGATAGTGGTAAATATGTTGAATGTCCCAGAGAAAAATCTGATTAAATGGATGGGAAAAGAAGAAGCAGCATTGTATTTAGATCAACATAAAAGTATCCAAAGATAAAACGTCAGTTAACAGCTTTTATGAATGTAAGATGGTTTGGTAAGCCTTCAATGATAAGTTTGTTCTCATAAACTTCTACTTGAGGGCTTTGTATTAAAGTAGACATAAAGGATCTTTCAAGATTATCAATACTTTGATTATTGGTACATAGTTTCCTGGTACTATTTAAGTTCTTAATCTCTAGGGAAGCAGGATCACTTGATATTGTATATAATCCAAAAAAATTATTACAACCGTTGTAACCTGATAATTTGAAGTCTTCAGTAATAGTGATAAATGGTGGTATTTTTACTTCGTCTATTGAAACTTTCTTTTCATTAATTTTTTCTAATATCCAACGACCGGAAATATTTTGCGGAGTGAGCTCTTTTTGATTAGAGCAACTGACTAAAAATAATAATATCATTAATAATTTCAAAAAAAGATTCATCATAAAGAACTTCTAAACACAAGAAACTGAATATATTATAGATCATTCATAGAGTTATTTTTATTTTTTAATTTTAAGTTTAAAAATCTGATAAAACTTAAATAATTAGACGTTGGTCGCACAATTTTTGCCAGGCATGATTTTTAAAACTTTTTATTGTGGTTAAATCAGGATATTATCCTGTTTTTTTTTGAAAAAAAGTTACACATTTTTCTCAAATTCAATTATCTTATTTCATGCTTTTTGGTTATAAATTATATAGGATAAAATAATGATACTTGGCGTTCCAAAAGAAATAAAAACTCATGAATATCGTGTGGGAATGGTCCCTGCACTTGTCAAAGAATTAGTTGCAAATGGACACTCTGTTAATGTTGAAAAATCAGCAGGTTTAGGGATTGGGTTTTCTGATGAAGATTACGTAAATGCAGGCGCTAAAATTTTAGATACTGCACAAGAAATTTTTGATACCAGTGAAATGATTGTAAAGGTTAAAGAGCCACAACCATCAGAACGTGCTATGTTGAGAGAAGATCAAATTTTATTTACATATCTTCACCTAGCGCCTGATTTAGAGCAAACTCAAGATTTAATAAAGAGCAAGGCTATTTGTATTGCCTATGAAACGGTAACTGATAATAAAGGTCATTTACCATTGTTAGCGCCAATGTCTGAGGTTGCTGGAAGAATGTCTATCCAAGCAGGTGCTCAAGCATTAGAAAAATCATGTGGTGGTAGAGGTTTGTTGTTAGGTGGTGTTCCTGGTGTTGAACCAGCCAAGATAGTTATAATTGGTGGAGGCGTTGTTGGTGCTAATGCTGCTCAAATGGCTCTAGGTCAAAGAGCCAATGTTGTTATATTAGATAATAATATTGAAGTTTTGAGATCTTTAGATCGTCAGTTTGGTGGTTCTATCAAAACGGTATTCTCAACTAAAGATGCTATTGAAAAGCATGTAATTGATGCGGATTTGGTGATCGGTGGAGTTTTAGTTGCTGGCGCATCTGCACCTAAGCTAGTCACTAAAGAAATGATTAAGAAAATGAAAACTGGTGCAGCTATTGTTGATGTTGCCATTGACCAAGGTGGATGTGTAGAAACAAGTGTTGCAACAACTCATAGTGAGCCAACTTATCTGGTTGATGGTGTTGTTCATTATTGTGTGGCTAATATGCCTGGAGCTGTTGCAAGAACCTCAACGTTTGCCCTTAATAATGCAACTTTGCCTTATATTTTGAAGATTGCAAATAAAGGCTATAAAAAAGCTTTATTAGAAGATCAACATTTAATGAATGGATTGAATGTATTTAAAGGAAAAGTAACTTACAAGTCAGTTTCTGATTCTTTAGGTTTAGAATATGTAAAAGCTGAAGATTTATTAAATTAAATAGATCAAAAAATTATCTAACAAAAGATTATTAAAGTTTTATCAATTAAAGAAGCAAACTTATGTAATTTCAAAAGTTCATTAAGTTTGCTTTTATCATTTCTATCACTTACTTCCAAATAAATATAAATTTTCAAATATAAGAATAAAACTTCATTATTTAGTTTGCTTTTAAAAAATATTTTGAAGTAGTTTAAATAATTAAGTATTAACGCTTACATTTTATTTCTGTTTTTTTTAATATTCATTTCTGTTAATTTTATGTAAAACATCATTTGTGGTTGTAAAAATAAAAAAAAGTTAATTCTGACATTTTATTTTTTATAATTGCTATAATAAAAAGTTTTGGGTATTTAAATATTACTTTATAAAGCTAAATAAAACATATAATTTGGACTCAAAATTTTAAGTTAGGTTAATAATATAAAACACACATAAAGGAAAATTATGGAAGTAAATATATCAAATAAACAACAACTTCTCCCAAAGCAATTCTGGGTTATTTGGGGAATAGAGTTATGGGAGCGTTTTGGATATTATGCAACGCAAGCAGTTCTTGCTTTGTATTTCGTGAAACAATTAGGGTTTTCGCAAGAAGAGAGTATATTTACTTTTGGATCGTTTGCTGCATTTGTTTTTGGTTTTATTTGGGTTGGGGGCTTTATAGGCGATAAGTATCTTGGTGCCAAAAGAACAATTACGATTGGAGCAATCATATTGTTTGCTTCATATATTGCATTAGCACTTTCTACACAAGGAACTATTTTTTTCGCCTTGGGGGGTATTATTGTTGGTAATGCTTTATTTAAAGCCAACCCATCTTCCTTAATATCAAAGCTTTATAAAAAAGGAGATCCTGCACTCGATGGTGCAATGACACTCTATTATATGGCAATTAATGTTGGTTCATTTGTTTCTATGCTCATCGCTCCAATAGCTGCCCAAGTGTATGGATGGTCTGCTGCTTTTTGGATCAGTGCAGTAGGTCTTTTTTTGGGTCTTTGTAACTATCTGTTTTTTTATAAGGTTTTATCAAACATTGGAACTGAAGCTGGTAAACAACCACTTTATATGGGACGTGTTTTACAGGTCCTTATTGGTTCACTGATTGCTATTATTGTCTTTGGAAAACTGTTACCTCACACAACAATTTGTTACACGATTGTTTATGTGGTCGTTACGGGCGGTTTTTTATATTTCTTGAAAACAGCACTAAGTTTAAAAGGTACAGAAAGGGTGAGAATGCTGATAGCCTTTCTATTGATTTTAGAAGGTATAATTTTTTTCGTTCTTTACTTTCAAATGCCTACATCTTTAACGTTCTTTGCACTTCATAACATTGATAATAACTTCATGGGGTATACTATTCCGGCAGCTTCATATCAAATGCTAAACCCATTAGTTATTATTATTGCTTCTCCTTTATTAGCCATTTTATATAAAAAGATGCCAGGGACACATATTACAAAGTTTTGTTTTGGTATGACTTTGTGCGGGTTAGCTTTTTTAGTGCTTTATTTTCCTCGTTTTACGGCTGAGAATGGCGTTGCCTCACCTCTATGGATGCTTTTAACCTATACATTACAATCTGTGGGTGAATTGTTGGTATCAGGATTAGGGTTAGCTATGGTTGCTGAGCTTTGTCCTGCTGCAATGAGTGGCTTTGTTATGGGGATTTGGTTTTTAACAAGTATGTTAGCCGGACCTTTAGCCGCATATGTTGGTAATATGACATCACCTGAACAAGGTACACATTTAACAAGCGTGGAAAGCTTACATGTTTATACGAGTGTTTTTGCTGAAATTGGGTTAGCAACTTTATTCATTGCATTTTTAATGTGGTTATCTAGACCTTGGTTAATAAAGGTAATTAATCAAAATAACTCAGATGAAGAAATGAAGATACAAGCTGAAACTGTGAATGCCTAAAAAATAAATATTTAATATAACTAAGAGATCAGCTGATGATAGCAGCTGATTTTTTAGTGTTGAGAACCATATAAAATAACAGATACACCAATTAATACGATAAATCCACCAGCAATATCCCATGAAGTTGGTTTGATATTTTCAATTAACCACATCCATAAAATAGCTGTACATACATAAACTCCACCATAAGCAGCATAAATTCGACCTGCATCAGTAGGGTGTAAAGTCAATAACCATGAAAATAAAATTAATGATAAAGCGGCTGGGATCAATAGGTAAATAGATTTGTTTTCGTTTAACCATAAATAGGGCAAATAACAACCAATAATTTCTGCTATCGCTGTAGCAAAAAAGAGAATAAAAGTTTTAAAAGTGAACATTTGTCTAAATTTTCATTTATTTTGATTATAATTATGTGACAAATATAACAAAATAGCGGTGAATATCAAACATATGCATCTTTCTAAATCAAAATTATTCGTGATTTTTTTGTTCAGTACACTCTTATCCCAGTCAGTATTAGCTGATGAAAAAGAAAATTTTTATAAAAAATGCACGAATCAAATGGAAAATAAACTTGTTTGTGATTGCACTTATAAGGATATTATGTCCGATGAGCAACGTAAACATCATTTGAAAAGTTATGAGCTTAACGCTTTAGACGATGAAAACTTATTTGAGTTGCAACTAAGTTACATGAAATGTTCGATCAAACAAAAATATGTTCCTAAGGTTAATGATAATTTGGGATTGAAGGCAAATTTAGAAGGAATGGATTTACTGAGCTCTGCAAAAACTAATAGTGACTATTGGGGAGCGATTAGAAAATTTTTAATAGCTGGTAATGAAGGTAATATTAATGCTCTCAACAATTTAGGATGGATGCATCTTAATGGTTATGGTTTTCCTCGTAACATAGATTTTGCCAAAGCCTGGTTTAAAATAGCATCCTTTTACGACAATAGTATGGCCATGAACAACTTGGGTTGGATTTATTTGAAGGGTTTAGAGGATGGAAAAGCGAAGTACGATCAGGCTATTTATTGGTTTTTGAAATCATCCGAATTAGGAAACGTTCAAGCAATGAATAATATTGGCTGGATGTATATGACTGGGACAGGTGTGAGTACAAATTATTTAGTTTCGCTTGAGTGGTTCAAAAGAGCTGCTTATCTTGGATATCCTGTTGCAGAAAATAATATTGGTTATTTATATTTGAATGGGTGGGGAGTAGTTAAAGATTATAAAAAAGCTAAAATTTGGTTTGATAAAGCAGCAGATAAAAGTAATGAAGAGGCTGAGAATAACCTTGGTTGGATGTATTTGAAAGGACTAGGTGTAGAAAAAGATTTAGAAAAGGCTAAGTCATGGTTTTTAAAATCAGCAAAAAAAAACAATAATCTTGCTCAATTTAATATAGGATGGGTTTATTTGAATGAGGAACCAAAAAACTATAATGATGCTAGGTTTTGGTTATTAAAATCCGCTGAACAAGGATATGATGAAGCACAATATTACTTAGGATTAATTTATGATGAAGGTTTAGGAGTGCCTCAGGATTATCAGTTAGCAGTATCATGGTATACCAAATCTGCTAAACAAGGCAATAGTTCAGCACAGAATAACTTGGGCTGGTTGTATAGTCATGGGCTAGGAGTTAAAAAAAATTATGAGAAAGCTAAATATTGGTATCAGAAGAGTGCATATAATGGAAACCCAATAGCACAAAGTAGTTTGGGATGGATTTATTTGAAGGGACTAGGTTTAGCTAAAAACTATGAAATGTCTATGTTCTGGTACTTAAGATCAGCTGTTTCAGGAAATGCCTTTGCACAACTTAGGGTAGGGGATCTTTATTATCATGGCTTAGGTGTAATGGAAAATAAAAAGTTGGCTAAAGAATGGTATATTAAAGCATCTAATCAGGGGAATCTTGAAGCTAAAGAAAAACTTGAGACATTTCCAAATAAATGATAAGTTATTTTTAATAATATTCATTTTGCAGCAAAAATATTATTAATACTTTTTTAAAAGTCAGTTTACTTGAATGCTTTATGGATCAAATCTACCATAACTTCTTCTTGTCATTATCCCTTAATGATTCATTTTTTGGGTTAACAGAACAGCTCTATTGCACTTTTTTATTTCCATCATAGAAGTGATAAATAAAAAACCTTATAAATGATGGGGATATTGTTTCTTAATAAACCCATCAGCTTGATAAAAATTAGACTAAAGTTTATATTAGCCATACATTATTTAATGTTGCGATAATGACTTTAAAAAAGGGACAACTTTTTTTGTATATTGAGGTTCTTGCGCATCCCAAAAAATTATGTCAGATCCTAAATAATTTTTTGAATAATTATATAGCTCTTTTATAGTATACTTTCTATGGGTTTTAGGATTGATATATGTATAATCAGGAGATTGGACGGCAACGCCAATCGGAAAAACTAGATTTTTGTTTTTATGGAAAAAAGGATAACTATTTTTCATTTGCGAATTTTTAAAAGGAGCCGTATCAGGGTTTCCCAAACCTATTTTATTTGCAATCGCGTATTTAAATAATCTATTCATGTAATTATGATCATTATCCCACTCACATGGAAAAAAGTTAACATATTGTATTATTTGTTTAGAAGGAAATGATTTTTTAATTAAAGATAAATTTTTAAGTGTTGTTTCAAAATATTGCTTACAAAAATTGGGGTGTGTAATTTCAACATCTATTGCAGTTTCAGGTAAGTTTATTCCTGCAACATAAAAATTATTGTTAAAAGTAGAACCTAATTTCTCAACTAATAAGCTATATCTTTTATTTACATTTGGGTTCCATTGTTTAGTTACCCAACCAACGCCTTTTAAGTTTTTCCCAGCATTATCAGTTTGTTTTTGAATTCCATAATCATATTTTTTTTCTAATATGTAGTCAGGTGCGGGTATATTATTTATATTAAAAGTTCTATCTTGTAATTGAATAAACAATTTTTTATGTATTTTCTTTAAACAAGTAATATCTTTATTAATAGATTTGAAATTATAGTGTCCTTTTCTAGGTTCCAAATCTCTCCATTTATAAATAACTTGAACACCAGATATAAACTTATAGTTAATTTTTTTTAGATTTTGGCAAATACTATCCCCACCATTAAAAATATATATTTCAGGAATATTCTTTGCTGCAATAGGAAAACCAAAAAATACCATTAAAAAGAATATGTTTTTAATAAATTTCATATTAATTAAGTCCAGACAAAAAACAACATAGTAAGTCTAATAAAAATCTCAATCCAATATTTTTTTTTATTAAATATATAAAGTGGTGATTAGAACATATACCTCAAAGCAGGGTCAGATGTTTTATATTTCTTGTTTTGAAATCTTCTATTTTTCGTACCCTTTATAAATTGATTACTTTTACTAACTTAAAATGATAACGATTTTTCATGCAATAAAAATGAATTATTATTCATTTTTATGTTAGTATTTTTCTCCGTACAAAATTAAAAAAACTAATGAATAATAATCTCGAGGAAAAAAATGAATAATACTTTCTCTATAAGATTGTTTCTAAAACAAACAATTTTAATGGTGACACTTATAATGGCTTCAAATACGCAATCTATCAATTTACCTAAAAATGTTAAGCTAGCCAAAGAACAAGTTTTACGTGAAGGACTCATTGATAACCCAGTAACATTTGATCCACAGCAAGCTGACGATGCTGCATCAAATTCAATAATGTTAGATATTTACAATCAATTAATAAACTATGATCAAAAAGGAAATGTTATTCCTGGGGATGCCAAAACATGGGATGTAAGCCTTGATGGTAAAATCGTTACTTTTCATTTGCGAACTAATTTGAAATGGTCCGATGGCTCAAAACTTACTGCACATGACTATGAATATGCATTTAAGAGATGGGTTAATCCTAATATTGGTTCCAATTATGCATATTATTTGGCTTTGGGGAATGTAACCAATGCTCAAAAAATTATTGACGGAGATGAAGATGTTGATAAATTGGGAGTTAAAGCACTTGATAATAATACTTTACAGATAAAGTTAGAAAAACCTACACCATATTTTATAAAGATGCTTGGAATAGGTTATGCTTCTCCTGTTTCAGAAAAAAACTGTGAACAGTGGGGCAACAAAGCTTTTAAGCCAGAACACCTACTTTCAAATGGAGCTTTTAAGTTAAAGCAGTGGATTGTGAACGAGAAAGCTGTTTCGGAAAGAAATCCATTTTATTGGGATAACCATGATACAATTTTAAATAAAGTAGAATATCGAACAGTCAATAATTATGCAACACAAGTAAATTATTATAAAGCTAATGATCTGGACACTACATGGACAGTACCAATGGAGCAATACCAAACTATTCAAAAAAACTATTCTAGGGAACTGCATGATATAGATGGTTTGAAAACTTTTTATCTAAGCTTTAATACAAAAAAAAAACCATTGAATGATTTAGATATTCGAAAAGCGCTCAGTTATGGAATTAATAGACAAGCTCTGACTAAATACGTCATTGGTATGGGAACAAAACCATTATTCACAGTTGTCCCTAAGTTAACATCGGGAAGTATAAATTATGTTCCTGGATGGTCTAATGAAAAGCAAAATGAATTAGAACAATTATCAATTAAGTTATTAAATGATAAGGGATATAGTAAAAACAATCCACTTGTGGTATCGATATTATTACCTAATGTAAATATTTTTAAAAAAAGTGCACAAGCAATACAGGCAATGTGGGAATCCCAATTACCTGTAAAAGTTAATTTAAATGTAGTTGAATATAAAACATGGTTATCAGAAGAAATGAATAAGTCGAATGACATAGTTTTTGATGACTGGACGGCTGATTTTAATGATCCTTTAACATTTTATGGTATTTTCGCATCCTCAAGCCTTGATTCCTCTCATTTTTCAAATCATGAATATGATACTTTGGTATCAAAAACATTTGATGCAAAAAGTAAAAAGGAGCGAGGTTTTTATTTTATTAAATTAGCACATTTGATTAATAAAAACATGAATATTGCACCATTATTTTCATCAAGCTTACCATATTTGGTTAAGCCTTATGTGAAAGGTTGGGTCAATCAAAATCCTTTAGAATACTTTTACGCTAAAAATGTTTACATAACAGAACATTCATAAGCTCAAATTCAACTTTATGTTTAATAGTATTATAAACTAGTGAGAATGAATATTTTTTTGAAACGGATATATAACTTTAATTATTAAAGCTCAAAAAATCAACTTCATTCCATATAGGTTTATGGAACATTATTAGATTAATGTATTTATATAACTTAACTTGGATTTTCTGACGAAAACACTTATTTGTGTATTAAACATGTGTTTTCGTCCAAGCAATTTATGTGCATAAAATTTATACAAATACATTACAGATTGCCCATATTGGACAAAAACAATCATTTTTAGAATAATAATTTTATAACTACAATGTTAATTAGTAAAAAATATCAAATTTGCTAAAGCTATAGATTTTGTCTATTAATATTGGTATTTTTATGAGGTAATGAAAAATATAAATATAAAAATATACAAACACAATGAGGTTAATTATGAATATAAGCTTTAAAAAAAGCTTAGTTGCACTTGCAA includes the following:
- a CDS encoding lysophospholipid acyltransferase family protein, whose protein sequence is MENNFKEKNNPFYLPRKPYLGFISSIIERIFGLKKLQRLYETRPNISSCDEFLRFTLDVLKINYKIKKGTIDSIPESGPCVIVANHPLGGAEGVILSEIIRKKRKDVRILANDILKRITELSELFIDVDVFAGDSVVKANLKALRTAQSHVENGGVLLVFPSGAVSLYDKETGLLSDQEWNRSVSRIARKTQATTVPIYIDGRNSKLFYFLKKLNPILGTAMLPRELINKGNKIINIAIGEPIKFNEVKALSNDVALTNYYRLNTYLLSAQHSDNKIVGVKQDTNSGFEDIIPEVPKDKLILDISNLENDKLFEQGDFEVYCSQSKDIPNVLRELGRVRETSFRAVGEGTGKSLDIDEFDDYYLHLFIWDKTKLNIAGAYRLGLVDEIVSKKGIQGLYSRTLFNYENDLIKQLGNSIELGRSVIDQEYQKNVTTLLLLWQGLNKFLFRHPKYTTFWGPVSISDDYSLWSKQLLAESLSIHHYDTNKASLVEPTNPLKNKKGERFWHVDMLTALGDIQLLSKVISRIDPGKTVPVLLKKYIGITGKLICFNVDPAFNDCLDGLIVVNMLNVPEKNLIKWMGKEEAALYLDQHKSIQR
- a CDS encoding META domain-containing protein — encoded protein: MMNLFLKLLMILLFLVSCSNQKELTPQNISGRWILEKINEKKVSIDEVKIPPFITITEDFKLSGYNGCNNFFGLYTISSDPASLEIKNLNSTRKLCTNNQSIDNLERSFMSTLIQSPQVEVYENKLIIEGLPNHLTFIKAVN
- the ald gene encoding alanine dehydrogenase; the encoded protein is MILGVPKEIKTHEYRVGMVPALVKELVANGHSVNVEKSAGLGIGFSDEDYVNAGAKILDTAQEIFDTSEMIVKVKEPQPSERAMLREDQILFTYLHLAPDLEQTQDLIKSKAICIAYETVTDNKGHLPLLAPMSEVAGRMSIQAGAQALEKSCGGRGLLLGGVPGVEPAKIVIIGGGVVGANAAQMALGQRANVVILDNNIEVLRSLDRQFGGSIKTVFSTKDAIEKHVIDADLVIGGVLVAGASAPKLVTKEMIKKMKTGAAIVDVAIDQGGCVETSVATTHSEPTYLVDGVVHYCVANMPGAVARTSTFALNNATLPYILKIANKGYKKALLEDQHLMNGLNVFKGKVTYKSVSDSLGLEYVKAEDLLN
- a CDS encoding oligopeptide:H+ symporter gives rise to the protein MEVNISNKQQLLPKQFWVIWGIELWERFGYYATQAVLALYFVKQLGFSQEESIFTFGSFAAFVFGFIWVGGFIGDKYLGAKRTITIGAIILFASYIALALSTQGTIFFALGGIIVGNALFKANPSSLISKLYKKGDPALDGAMTLYYMAINVGSFVSMLIAPIAAQVYGWSAAFWISAVGLFLGLCNYLFFYKVLSNIGTEAGKQPLYMGRVLQVLIGSLIAIIVFGKLLPHTTICYTIVYVVVTGGFLYFLKTALSLKGTERVRMLIAFLLILEGIIFFVLYFQMPTSLTFFALHNIDNNFMGYTIPAASYQMLNPLVIIIASPLLAILYKKMPGTHITKFCFGMTLCGLAFLVLYFPRFTAENGVASPLWMLLTYTLQSVGELLVSGLGLAMVAELCPAAMSGFVMGIWFLTSMLAGPLAAYVGNMTSPEQGTHLTSVESLHVYTSVFAEIGLATLFIAFLMWLSRPWLIKVINQNNSDEEMKIQAETVNA
- a CDS encoding YnfA family protein; the encoded protein is MFTFKTFILFFATAIAEIIGCYLPYLWLNENKSIYLLIPAALSLILFSWLLTLHPTDAGRIYAAYGGVYVCTAILWMWLIENIKPTSWDIAGGFIVLIGVSVILYGSQH
- a CDS encoding SEL1-like repeat protein, with the protein product MENKLVCDCTYKDIMSDEQRKHHLKSYELNALDDENLFELQLSYMKCSIKQKYVPKVNDNLGLKANLEGMDLLSSAKTNSDYWGAIRKFLIAGNEGNINALNNLGWMHLNGYGFPRNIDFAKAWFKIASFYDNSMAMNNLGWIYLKGLEDGKAKYDQAIYWFLKSSELGNVQAMNNIGWMYMTGTGVSTNYLVSLEWFKRAAYLGYPVAENNIGYLYLNGWGVVKDYKKAKIWFDKAADKSNEEAENNLGWMYLKGLGVEKDLEKAKSWFLKSAKKNNNLAQFNIGWVYLNEEPKNYNDARFWLLKSAEQGYDEAQYYLGLIYDEGLGVPQDYQLAVSWYTKSAKQGNSSAQNNLGWLYSHGLGVKKNYEKAKYWYQKSAYNGNPIAQSSLGWIYLKGLGLAKNYEMSMFWYLRSAVSGNAFAQLRVGDLYYHGLGVMENKKLAKEWYIKASNQGNLEAKEKLETFPNK
- a CDS encoding peptide ABC transporter substrate-binding protein, with the protein product MNNTFSIRLFLKQTILMVTLIMASNTQSINLPKNVKLAKEQVLREGLIDNPVTFDPQQADDAASNSIMLDIYNQLINYDQKGNVIPGDAKTWDVSLDGKIVTFHLRTNLKWSDGSKLTAHDYEYAFKRWVNPNIGSNYAYYLALGNVTNAQKIIDGDEDVDKLGVKALDNNTLQIKLEKPTPYFIKMLGIGYASPVSEKNCEQWGNKAFKPEHLLSNGAFKLKQWIVNEKAVSERNPFYWDNHDTILNKVEYRTVNNYATQVNYYKANDLDTTWTVPMEQYQTIQKNYSRELHDIDGLKTFYLSFNTKKKPLNDLDIRKALSYGINRQALTKYVIGMGTKPLFTVVPKLTSGSINYVPGWSNEKQNELEQLSIKLLNDKGYSKNNPLVVSILLPNVNIFKKSAQAIQAMWESQLPVKVNLNVVEYKTWLSEEMNKSNDIVFDDWTADFNDPLTFYGIFASSSLDSSHFSNHEYDTLVSKTFDAKSKKERGFYFIKLAHLINKNMNIAPLFSSSLPYLVKPYVKGWVNQNPLEYFYAKNVYITEHS